In Shouchella patagoniensis, the following are encoded in one genomic region:
- a CDS encoding tagaturonate reductase — protein MAETGVHRLTQTVLNGKEHTGEETIVQIGEGNFLRGFLNWMIHQLHKQGVYSGRVVAVQPTPHGKVVPVLNAQNGLFTTILRGKLKGETIDKAELVQSISRGINPYTDWDEVIALARSTSVKWLFSNTTEAGLTYLHEPYNGKEAPLSFPGKTTAFLYERFLAFDGSLTAGIVVVPCELVEENGVVLKSLIKRVANDWELPESFLSWLDEAVIFCNTLVDRIVTGFPRGEEEKWATRLGYEDHLLTVAEPYHLFVIEAERRPNERLPFAEAGLNVVWEKTASYRELKVRLLNGAHTFMFAAGVLAGETTVKGVLKNQVLRHFLERGLQEELMPTVRANQEVKEAYVASVIERFENPYLAHQLTDIGMNAIYKFKTRLLPALEANQRPQLLLFSLAALLVYMKPIGKEGAFLQGKANGQRYTIRENETTLTILNEAWGQFDQDEKNVAETVQLLLEQEELWGVDLSEHHIQVTVFVEQLLSGEIENIVTTI, from the coding sequence ATGGCTGAAACGGGTGTTCATCGATTAACACAAACGGTTTTGAATGGAAAAGAACATACGGGTGAAGAGACAATTGTGCAAATTGGAGAAGGGAACTTTCTTCGTGGATTTTTAAACTGGATGATTCATCAACTTCATAAGCAGGGTGTTTATTCTGGTCGTGTAGTTGCAGTTCAGCCAACCCCACATGGGAAAGTGGTCCCTGTTTTAAATGCACAGAATGGATTATTTACAACCATTTTAAGAGGAAAACTAAAGGGCGAAACAATTGATAAGGCAGAGCTTGTTCAGTCTATTTCGAGAGGTATTAATCCTTACACAGATTGGGATGAAGTCATTGCACTAGCAAGGTCCACGTCAGTTAAATGGCTATTTTCAAACACGACAGAGGCCGGTCTAACCTATCTCCATGAACCGTATAACGGGAAAGAAGCGCCTTTATCTTTCCCAGGAAAAACGACCGCTTTTTTATATGAGCGTTTTCTAGCATTCGATGGCTCTCTTACAGCTGGTATCGTTGTTGTGCCATGTGAATTGGTTGAAGAAAACGGAGTCGTCTTAAAAAGTCTAATCAAGCGAGTGGCGAACGACTGGGAGTTGCCAGAGTCATTTTTAAGCTGGCTTGATGAGGCAGTGATTTTCTGTAATACCCTTGTTGACCGGATTGTTACTGGTTTTCCTCGTGGAGAGGAAGAGAAGTGGGCGACTAGACTTGGTTATGAAGATCACTTGTTAACCGTGGCGGAGCCGTACCATCTATTCGTAATTGAGGCTGAGCGGAGGCCAAATGAGCGTCTCCCGTTTGCTGAAGCTGGTTTAAATGTTGTGTGGGAAAAGACAGCATCTTACAGGGAGTTAAAAGTTCGTTTGCTTAACGGTGCGCATACATTTATGTTTGCGGCTGGTGTGCTTGCTGGTGAGACGACGGTAAAAGGTGTGCTTAAAAATCAAGTGCTAAGGCATTTTCTGGAAAGAGGACTACAAGAGGAATTGATGCCGACTGTCCGAGCGAATCAAGAAGTGAAGGAAGCTTATGTAGCCAGTGTCATTGAACGATTCGAAAACCCTTACTTAGCCCATCAACTAACCGATATCGGTATGAATGCGATCTACAAATTTAAAACACGGCTTTTGCCAGCGCTAGAAGCGAACCAGCGGCCGCAACTCCTTTTGTTTAGCCTTGCCGCTCTTCTTGTCTATATGAAACCTATTGGAAAAGAAGGGGCCTTTTTGCAAGGGAAAGCAAATGGGCAACGCTACACGATTCGCGAAAACGAGACGACGTTAACGATCTTGAATGAGGCATGGGGACAATTTGATCAAGATGAGAAAAATGTTGCGGAGACAGTGCAGCTCCTACTTGAGCAAGAGGAATTATGGGGTGTTGATTTAAGTGAGCACCACATACAAGTGACAGTTTTTGTGGAGCAATTGTTAAGCGGTGAGATAGAAAACATCGTTACAACGATATAG
- a CDS encoding NADPH-dependent oxidoreductase has product MNETIHVLNNHQSIRKYSSEPVSTEQLQAVIKAAQSAPTWGNGQQLSVVGVTDEAKKATISDTIGQPWIKEAPVFLAFTLDFYRAKQLLEAQGQSFVAGDNVDTLLIGSTDVGIALGFATAAAESMGLGIVPIGAIRSHSEKMIELLELPEYVFPVAGLVLGHPTDKPGLKPRIPVEAFYHQDRYNKDQASTIQAYEKTFADYMQQRSNEIPAKTWADTVARYYSRPNGIPQTAEALKKQGFTYK; this is encoded by the coding sequence ATGAATGAAACAATACACGTATTAAACAACCACCAATCGATCCGCAAATATTCATCGGAACCAGTCTCAACTGAACAGTTACAGGCTGTAATTAAAGCAGCACAGTCTGCGCCTACATGGGGAAATGGACAACAATTAAGTGTTGTTGGTGTAACTGATGAAGCAAAGAAGGCCACTATCTCCGATACAATTGGTCAGCCGTGGATTAAAGAAGCGCCTGTTTTCCTTGCGTTTACGCTTGATTTTTATCGAGCAAAGCAATTACTTGAGGCGCAAGGTCAATCATTTGTAGCTGGTGACAATGTTGATACACTTCTTATTGGATCAACAGACGTGGGCATTGCACTTGGTTTTGCAACAGCTGCTGCGGAATCAATGGGGCTTGGGATTGTACCAATTGGTGCCATTCGATCACATTCCGAGAAAATGATTGAGCTACTTGAGCTACCTGAATACGTTTTTCCAGTGGCAGGACTTGTTTTAGGGCACCCAACTGATAAACCTGGTCTTAAACCACGTATACCTGTTGAAGCATTTTATCATCAAGACCGTTACAATAAGGATCAAGCATCCACCATTCAAGCATATGAGAAAACTTTTGCTGACTACATGCAGCAGCGAAGCAACGAGATACCAGCAAAAACATGGGCTGATACCGTCGCACGCTACTACAGCAGACCAAACGGAATCCCTCAAACAGCGGAAGCCCTTAAGAAACAAGGGTTTACGTACAAGTAG
- a CDS encoding YesL family protein, producing the protein MELTGMWGSFYRVSLFISKLAYANVLWLGFTLLGLIVFGVAPATVALFTVTRAWVNKEWDIPVFKQFWSTYKDEFWRANVSGIALFAVGFLLYWNLTLFAGSELVMLVVRGILLVIAFLFAFMLLLYFPTYVSFHLKGLNRVRAALLIACGHPLHVMAMGVGLYGLQMLYMFIPGLILFFAAASIAYLLSWVSARIFSSMKQKQYSQSEASTQL; encoded by the coding sequence ATGGAGCTTACAGGAATGTGGGGCAGCTTTTATCGAGTCTCTTTATTTATTTCTAAATTAGCCTATGCCAATGTTTTGTGGCTAGGATTTACGCTACTCGGACTTATTGTTTTTGGTGTAGCACCAGCAACTGTAGCGTTATTTACGGTCACTCGAGCGTGGGTCAACAAAGAATGGGATATACCGGTGTTTAAACAATTCTGGTCCACCTATAAAGATGAGTTTTGGCGGGCGAATGTTTCTGGAATTGCATTATTCGCAGTTGGTTTTTTATTGTATTGGAACCTCACGCTATTTGCGGGTAGCGAATTGGTCATGTTGGTGGTTCGAGGGATTTTATTAGTGATCGCGTTTTTATTTGCTTTTATGCTTTTGCTTTATTTTCCAACCTACGTTAGCTTTCATTTAAAAGGTCTTAATCGAGTACGTGCAGCTTTATTAATTGCTTGTGGCCACCCCCTTCATGTAATGGCTATGGGCGTTGGTCTTTATGGATTGCAGATGCTTTACATGTTTATACCTGGACTAATTTTGTTTTTTGCGGCGGCTAGTATTGCATACTTGCTTTCCTGGGTCTCTGCGCGCATCTTTTCATCGATGAAACAAAAACAATACTCACAAAGTGAGGCTTCAACACAACTATGA
- a CDS encoding tryptophan-rich sensory protein, giving the protein MKQRTTLGITYLIFFGLMIFLNYWSATHVGMVANQDQALIQPAGYAFSIWGLIYVLLFIWIVRIFFLGRYEESAYAQVRYWPAVNFTLNGMWIIAFAQEWLLASVLIIVALLTTLVIMYTRISAIRFSWFDRLPFSIYFGWVSVATIVNIFTWLVQTDVTTILGLDELIWTLIMLIVATLLAAFISLRYKDWAYPLVFLWSFIAIFMENEITSILVVTASCAVVHLALSIVVLIRKNKA; this is encoded by the coding sequence ATGAAACAACGAACAACCCTTGGTATCACATACTTAATCTTTTTCGGCTTAATGATCTTTTTAAACTATTGGTCAGCAACACATGTTGGTATGGTCGCCAACCAAGACCAAGCTTTAATCCAACCTGCTGGATATGCATTTTCCATTTGGGGACTTATTTATGTCCTTCTCTTTATTTGGATCGTGCGCATCTTTTTCCTTGGTCGATATGAAGAGAGTGCCTATGCACAAGTCCGTTATTGGCCGGCTGTCAATTTTACCTTAAATGGAATGTGGATTATCGCATTCGCACAAGAATGGTTACTTGCTTCCGTTCTTATTATAGTTGCGCTTCTTACGACTTTAGTTATCATGTATACACGTATTAGTGCAATTCGATTTAGTTGGTTTGATCGTCTTCCATTCTCGATTTATTTTGGTTGGGTTTCCGTAGCGACGATCGTTAATATCTTTACTTGGCTTGTTCAAACAGATGTAACAACCATTCTAGGTTTAGACGAATTGATTTGGACACTTATTATGCTTATTGTTGCAACACTACTCGCTGCTTTTATTTCATTACGCTATAAAGACTGGGCATACCCACTTGTGTTCTTATGGTCATTTATCGCCATTTTTATGGAAAATGAGATAACAAGCATTCTTGTTGTAACAGCAAGCTGCGCCGTAGTTCATCTAGCTTTATCTATAGTTGTGCTCATCCGTAAAAACAAGGCATAA
- a CDS encoding ABC transporter ATP-binding protein yields the protein MENEKAIELKQVTYSVDNVDIIKGVTGSFAKGSITTIVGPSGAGKSTLFRLCNGMKSANSGEIYIEGKSIFTFDPVILRKKIGIVLQKATMVSGTVRDNLALPLKLAGKELKEKEATELIQLVGLDQNILARNSNDLSGGQKQKVSIARTLINRPEVLLLDEITSSLDRVSQQEVEKLIQKINSVYGTTIIWITHNLEQATRIGNDTWVMMDGELVEMGPSDLLHKPKNDRVKRFVKGDIQ from the coding sequence ATGGAAAATGAGAAAGCAATCGAGTTAAAGCAGGTGACGTATTCCGTTGATAATGTGGATATAATAAAAGGCGTCACCGGTTCATTTGCGAAAGGAAGCATTACAACCATTGTCGGACCATCCGGCGCTGGGAAAAGTACATTGTTTCGGCTATGTAACGGAATGAAATCCGCTAATTCTGGTGAAATTTACATAGAAGGTAAGTCTATTTTTACCTTTGACCCAGTAATTCTACGTAAAAAAATTGGGATCGTTTTACAGAAAGCAACGATGGTAAGTGGGACGGTTAGAGATAACTTAGCGCTGCCGTTAAAGCTAGCTGGGAAAGAATTAAAAGAGAAAGAAGCGACTGAGTTAATACAACTAGTAGGGTTAGATCAAAACATCCTTGCTCGCAACAGCAATGATTTATCCGGTGGTCAAAAGCAAAAAGTGTCAATTGCTCGTACGCTCATTAATCGACCAGAAGTTTTGCTACTTGATGAAATCACTTCTTCACTTGATCGTGTATCACAGCAAGAAGTTGAAAAATTAATTCAAAAGATTAACAGCGTCTATGGGACAACGATTATTTGGATTACACATAATTTAGAGCAAGCAACACGCATCGGTAACGATACGTGGGTAATGATGGACGGTGAATTGGTTGAGATGGGGCCAAGCGATTTGCTGCACAAACCAAAAAACGATCGAGTGAAACGGTTTGTAAAAGGGGACATTCAATGA
- a CDS encoding glycoside hydrolase family 88/105 protein: protein MTHKLDVEIKTPLEWGKRAIETVMRQYSPLNMPPANRWHYHQGVFLCGVHRIWELEPNNAYFDYIKGYVDGLVDEDGNFLFRRDELDAIQAGLLLFPLYKETGEYRYKEAARKLRSLLDTLNRNREGGYWHKDKYPNQMWLDGLYMAGPFAIQYGQQFNEGTLIDLVLAQEQLMRTSTKDEQTGLYVHAWDASKQADVCDPVTGKTTEVWGRALGWYAMTLIDFIDLLETELQKREPLIEVFQALMNRLIAYQDEESGLWYQVVDKGNEEGNWLESSCSCLFAYALAKGNRLGLLDDLALKHSEKAFNGLLSHSLEVATDGSVSLHDICIGTSIGRYQDYINRPTTVNDLHGVGAFALCAAELEKAIRQ from the coding sequence ATGACGCATAAATTGGATGTAGAGATCAAAACACCGTTGGAATGGGGAAAAAGAGCGATTGAAACAGTTATGAGGCAATACAGTCCACTAAACATGCCGCCAGCTAATCGCTGGCATTACCATCAAGGTGTGTTTTTATGTGGTGTGCATCGTATTTGGGAGTTGGAACCAAACAATGCTTATTTTGACTATATTAAAGGTTACGTTGATGGACTGGTCGACGAAGATGGTAATTTCTTGTTTAGGCGAGACGAGCTTGATGCCATTCAAGCAGGATTGTTACTATTTCCACTTTATAAAGAAACAGGGGAGTACCGTTATAAAGAGGCGGCACGGAAGTTACGTAGTTTGCTAGATACACTTAATCGTAACCGTGAAGGCGGGTATTGGCATAAAGACAAATACCCGAACCAAATGTGGTTGGATGGCTTATACATGGCTGGACCATTTGCAATTCAATATGGTCAGCAGTTTAACGAAGGAACGTTAATTGATCTCGTGTTAGCTCAAGAACAGTTAATGCGTACCTCTACAAAAGATGAGCAAACTGGGTTGTATGTCCATGCATGGGATGCAAGTAAACAAGCAGATGTGTGTGATCCGGTAACTGGAAAAACAACGGAGGTGTGGGGAAGAGCACTTGGGTGGTATGCAATGACATTAATTGACTTTATTGACTTGCTCGAAACAGAGCTTCAAAAGAGAGAACCTCTTATTGAAGTATTCCAAGCGCTAATGAATCGCCTGATCGCTTATCAAGATGAAGAGTCTGGTCTGTGGTATCAAGTGGTTGATAAAGGAAATGAAGAGGGGAATTGGCTCGAGAGTTCTTGCTCTTGTTTATTTGCATACGCACTCGCAAAAGGAAATAGGCTAGGTTTATTGGATGATCTGGCGCTTAAGCATAGCGAAAAAGCGTTTAACGGCCTCTTGTCGCATTCTCTCGAAGTGGCTACAGATGGTTCCGTTTCATTACATGATATTTGTATTGGTACATCGATTGGTCGTTATCAAGACTATATCAACCGACCAACAACTGTTAATGATTTACATGGAGTAGGCGCTTTTGCGCTATGTGCAGCAGAGTTAGAGAAAGCTATTAGACAGTAG
- a CDS encoding Gfo/Idh/MocA family protein — protein sequence MRNIVVCGLSNRALSMFMKPILERFNQDNQIVGMLDSDRKRYEVCLESFPELSDVKFYKPSEFEQMVKETNATTVIVTSRDDTHVDYILRGLALDLSIISEKPMVTTAEDARRVLEAEQLSAGQVTVAFNYRYSPYHLKIKELIQSGRIGRVTSVDLNWYVDTYHGSSYFKRWNRNRAYSGGLSIHKSTHHFDLVNWWIGKQPKDVFAFGDLHYYGKDGELNPSMREGRRCGTCGERQDCSYYRRWFGRSQSNEPKDDHLLAGQDLGAYTNYSPDACIFDGEIEIEDTYAATVRYDSGALLSYSINFSAPYEGYRLAINGTKGRIETQEYHSPSRTPFSVPEQTVDLIPLFGAKEIIHVVKAEGGHGGGDPLIQEDLFLGPDQNRSFDVLAGAEAGAYSIAVGEAVWKSAKTGKCIQVNDLLAKKEGIH from the coding sequence ATGCGAAACATTGTCGTTTGTGGCCTGAGCAATAGGGCGCTTAGTATGTTTATGAAACCGATCTTGGAACGTTTTAATCAGGATAATCAAATCGTTGGGATGCTTGATTCCGATCGAAAACGATACGAAGTTTGTCTAGAGTCGTTTCCAGAGCTTTCGGATGTCAAATTCTATAAACCGAGTGAATTTGAACAGATGGTTAAAGAGACAAACGCGACAACGGTTATTGTTACGAGTAGAGATGATACCCATGTTGACTATATTCTGCGTGGGCTTGCGCTTGACCTTTCCATTATTAGTGAAAAGCCAATGGTCACTACTGCCGAAGATGCCAGGCGTGTACTTGAAGCAGAACAATTAAGTGCTGGGCAAGTGACGGTTGCATTTAATTATCGTTATAGTCCGTACCATCTGAAAATAAAGGAACTCATTCAGTCAGGTCGAATTGGTCGTGTAACCTCTGTTGATCTTAATTGGTACGTGGATACGTATCATGGATCAAGCTATTTTAAACGTTGGAATCGCAACCGCGCATATTCTGGCGGTTTATCAATCCACAAATCCACGCACCACTTTGATCTCGTCAATTGGTGGATTGGAAAACAACCTAAAGACGTGTTTGCGTTTGGTGATCTCCATTATTATGGAAAAGATGGAGAACTAAACCCAAGCATGCGCGAGGGGCGGCGTTGTGGCACGTGTGGAGAGCGACAGGATTGTTCCTATTATCGACGTTGGTTTGGGAGAAGCCAATCAAATGAACCAAAAGATGATCACTTACTTGCTGGTCAGGATCTTGGTGCGTATACGAACTATAGTCCAGACGCGTGTATTTTTGACGGAGAAATCGAAATTGAAGATACGTATGCAGCCACTGTTCGCTATGACAGCGGAGCGCTGCTTAGTTATTCCATTAATTTTTCTGCTCCTTATGAAGGGTATCGGTTAGCGATCAATGGCACGAAGGGGCGAATTGAGACACAAGAATATCACTCACCATCGCGAACACCTTTTTCAGTGCCTGAACAAACCGTTGATTTGATTCCACTTTTTGGAGCAAAAGAAATCATTCATGTCGTGAAAGCAGAAGGGGGACACGGTGGTGGTGATCCTCTGATCCAAGAAGACTTGTTTTTAGGACCAGATCAAAATCGAAGCTTTGACGTACTTGCAGGAGCAGAGGCAGGTGCTTACTCCATTGCAGTTGGGGAGGCGGTCTGGAAATCAGCAAAAACGGGTAAATGCATTCAAGTGAATGACTTGTTGGCGAAAAAGGAGGGAATCCACTAA
- a CDS encoding PH domain-containing protein, with translation MKTKRYHPLQMLFGIVKLGKNVAFIALFLFVFRAGSDSTFVAYARIAFFILIAVSLVSIFVKWFTHKYELDDRSFHLYKGMLTKSERIIPFSKIQNVNRHTSFLHKPFHMTSIHFETGMTGEDAAITFQVVSEKEADQIEKLLTNLDLNKTSEEYTTEKSNAENNRIENNETIFFHSTRRDLLKASFASLSFLLLIPLIGSLLFKMNDMINIEEETKGLLATMLESWWLLAGLIALIIIASVIYGVLKTVLTYGNYVISSDDDRIYIKKGILSETSFSISKEKVQAFEVNQSLIKRMFGLCEVKLISAGTLNIDDQSNEISTLYPFLPIDQAYDMVTKLLPTYELTTTMKRLPKKALAIRILRPYWAWLIASALLFYFKPTILQSENGWWIVSIGLFVFTFITRILDFMHTRYALNKQFIQIKKGGLTTSLFITKRERIIEAQVKRSLVQKRLRLASFHTINRAKPIRHSVIQDVPLTMAHSFLHWYYKRTNETIITFPEEINKTTEL, from the coding sequence ATGAAGACAAAACGATATCATCCTCTACAAATGCTTTTCGGAATCGTTAAACTTGGAAAAAACGTCGCTTTTATTGCCTTATTTTTATTTGTATTTCGAGCTGGCTCTGACTCAACTTTTGTTGCTTATGCTAGAATTGCCTTTTTTATTCTAATCGCTGTATCGCTTGTATCGATTTTTGTAAAATGGTTTACTCATAAATACGAATTAGATGATCGATCCTTTCATCTCTATAAAGGAATGTTGACAAAATCAGAACGAATTATCCCGTTTTCAAAAATCCAGAACGTTAATCGCCATACATCCTTTTTACATAAACCATTCCATATGACTTCCATCCATTTTGAAACAGGAATGACTGGTGAAGATGCGGCTATTACATTTCAAGTTGTATCAGAAAAGGAAGCCGACCAAATTGAAAAACTTCTAACAAACCTTGATCTAAATAAAACAAGCGAAGAGTACACAACCGAAAAGTCCAATGCAGAAAATAATCGTATCGAAAATAACGAAACGATTTTCTTTCACTCAACACGACGTGATTTACTAAAAGCATCTTTTGCTTCACTCAGCTTCTTATTGCTCATTCCATTAATTGGATCACTCCTCTTTAAAATGAACGATATGATTAATATCGAAGAGGAGACAAAAGGACTTTTAGCAACCATGCTAGAATCTTGGTGGCTGCTTGCAGGTCTCATTGCTCTCATCATTATTGCTTCAGTCATTTACGGTGTTTTGAAAACAGTACTGACTTATGGAAACTATGTGATCTCCTCTGATGATGATCGTATCTACATTAAAAAAGGGATACTCTCGGAAACATCATTCTCAATCTCAAAAGAAAAGGTGCAAGCATTTGAAGTCAATCAATCTCTTATTAAACGAATGTTTGGTCTTTGCGAAGTGAAGCTTATAAGCGCAGGTACCCTTAATATCGATGATCAATCCAATGAGATCAGTACGCTCTATCCTTTTTTACCAATTGATCAAGCTTATGATATGGTAACAAAACTTCTACCCACTTATGAATTAACAACAACTATGAAACGGCTCCCTAAAAAAGCATTGGCAATTCGTATTCTGCGACCTTATTGGGCATGGCTTATTGCATCGGCTCTTCTCTTTTATTTCAAACCAACGATTTTACAAAGTGAGAATGGATGGTGGATCGTATCGATTGGCTTATTTGTTTTTACGTTTATAACTAGAATACTCGACTTTATGCATACGAGATACGCATTAAATAAACAATTTATTCAAATAAAAAAAGGTGGCTTAACGACTTCTTTATTTATTACAAAAAGAGAAAGAATCATTGAAGCTCAAGTGAAGCGAAGTCTCGTACAAAAACGACTTAGACTCGCATCCTTTCATACAATTAATCGCGCAAAGCCTATCCGCCATAGCGTCATTCAAGACGTGCCATTAACGATGGCTCACTCTTTCTTGCATTGGTACTACAAGCGTACAAACGAAACGATTATTACCTTTCCAGAAGAAATCAACAAAACAACAGAGCTCTAA
- a CDS encoding UxaA family hydrolase, producing the protein MDSTVVHPSDDVLVALRDIKKGETIKHVYGELTMIEAVERGHKAALRDINQGEQILKYGFPIGTATSTIPKGAWIHTHNVKTTLDGTLTYTYEPEQAAATKEPAENEWTFKGYERENGEVGIRNEIWIINTVGCINKTAELVAKLGNAEGYQNIDGVYNFPHPFGCSQLGDDLKSTQALLASLVHHPNAAGVLVLGLGCENNYIDLFKEALGPYNEKRIKFLAVQEAGDELEEALDLLSEIAKVVKNDKRTEVPLSKLKVGLKCGGSDGFSGITANPLVGAFSDQLIGVGGSTVLTEVPEMFGAETILMNRASSEDVFDSIVDMVNGFKDYFIRHNQVVYENPSPGNKKGGITTLEEKSLGCVQKGGFAPVADVVPYGGRVKKQGLTLVQGPGNDLVSVTALAASGAQIVLFTTGRGTPFGGPVPTVKVSTNTGLAERKKNWIDFNAGGLVEGKSMNDLANDLFHYVLRLASGEETTLNEQNGFKEIALFKDGVIL; encoded by the coding sequence ATGGATTCGACCGTTGTTCATCCAAGTGATGATGTACTTGTAGCCTTACGTGATATAAAGAAAGGCGAGACGATCAAGCATGTTTATGGCGAGTTAACGATGATTGAAGCGGTTGAGAGAGGTCATAAAGCTGCGTTGCGCGACATTAATCAAGGCGAGCAAATTTTAAAATATGGTTTTCCAATTGGAACTGCGACGTCAACCATTCCAAAAGGAGCGTGGATTCATACACACAACGTCAAGACCACACTTGATGGCACGTTGACCTATACTTATGAGCCAGAACAAGCTGCAGCAACGAAGGAGCCCGCGGAAAACGAATGGACATTTAAAGGATACGAGCGAGAAAATGGCGAGGTTGGTATCCGGAATGAAATTTGGATCATCAATACTGTAGGCTGCATTAACAAGACAGCTGAACTGGTTGCTAAGCTAGGAAATGCTGAAGGCTATCAAAATATTGATGGCGTTTACAATTTCCCTCATCCCTTTGGTTGTTCACAATTAGGTGATGATCTAAAAAGTACGCAAGCCTTGTTGGCGAGCCTTGTCCACCATCCAAATGCAGCTGGTGTGCTCGTACTTGGGTTAGGGTGTGAAAATAATTATATCGATTTATTTAAAGAAGCGCTAGGTCCTTACAATGAGAAACGAATTAAGTTTCTTGCTGTGCAAGAAGCAGGAGATGAGTTAGAGGAAGCGCTTGATTTATTGAGTGAGATTGCGAAAGTTGTTAAAAATGATAAACGTACAGAAGTCCCGTTATCGAAACTAAAAGTCGGGTTAAAGTGCGGGGGGTCTGATGGGTTTTCTGGTATTACTGCCAACCCTCTTGTTGGTGCCTTTTCTGACCAATTAATTGGTGTTGGGGGTTCGACTGTTTTAACAGAAGTGCCAGAAATGTTTGGAGCAGAGACCATTTTAATGAATCGTGCTTCGAGTGAAGATGTGTTTGATTCTATTGTCGATATGGTAAACGGGTTTAAAGATTATTTTATTCGGCACAATCAAGTCGTGTATGAAAATCCGTCTCCGGGAAATAAAAAAGGCGGCATTACGACGCTTGAAGAGAAGTCCTTAGGGTGTGTGCAGAAAGGTGGATTCGCTCCAGTGGCTGACGTCGTACCGTATGGAGGGCGTGTGAAAAAGCAAGGGCTTACCCTTGTTCAAGGTCCAGGAAATGACCTTGTTTCGGTTACTGCTCTCGCCGCATCTGGTGCACAAATTGTGCTTTTTACAACCGGTCGGGGTACCCCGTTTGGTGGACCGGTTCCTACTGTTAAAGTATCAACGAATACGGGGCTTGCTGAAAGAAAGAAAAACTGGATTGACTTTAATGCTGGCGGTTTGGTAGAAGGGAAAAGTATGAACGACTTAGCGAATGATTTATTTCACTATGTTTTGCGTCTAGCCTCTGGTGAAGAAACAACATTGAACGAACAAAATGGGTTCAAAGAAATCGCCTTATTTAAAGACGGCGTGATCTTATAA
- a CDS encoding ABC transporter permease encodes MSFLTLALTLIFVLIPLALSQVLRLGLGNDIFIATVRSIIQLLAVGYVLQFVFDSESLLYVGLMLLLMIGAATQNARKKGKTFKGITWKLIVTFVCVEIVTQGIILGFGITPATAQYIIPISGMVIGNSMVLGILFLNRFTSEVESRHDETELLLTLGGTPKQAIHKQLMTSIQASTIPTIESQKTIGLVQLPGMMSGQIIAGADPLQAVMFQLLILFLLLTTAIVTSVMLGFLSYPTLFNERMQINE; translated from the coding sequence ATGAGTTTTCTCACATTGGCACTGACGTTGATCTTTGTATTAATCCCCTTAGCTTTGTCCCAAGTGCTTCGGTTAGGCCTCGGCAATGATATTTTCATTGCTACCGTTCGCTCGATCATCCAATTGCTTGCGGTTGGTTATGTGCTCCAGTTTGTATTTGACTCTGAGAGTTTGCTTTATGTTGGTTTAATGCTTTTACTCATGATTGGAGCAGCGACACAAAATGCGCGAAAAAAAGGAAAAACGTTCAAAGGTATTACTTGGAAGCTTATAGTAACCTTTGTGTGTGTTGAAATCGTAACGCAAGGAATTATACTTGGTTTTGGCATTACCCCTGCAACAGCTCAATATATTATTCCTATTAGTGGGATGGTGATTGGGAATTCAATGGTACTAGGTATTTTGTTCTTAAATCGTTTTACGTCAGAGGTTGAATCAAGGCACGATGAAACAGAACTACTATTAACGCTTGGTGGTACACCGAAACAAGCGATTCATAAGCAATTAATGACTTCGATTCAAGCGAGTACAATCCCGACAATTGAGAGTCAGAAAACCATTGGTTTGGTCCAGTTACCTGGGATGATGAGTGGACAAATTATTGCAGGTGCTGATCCACTACAGGCAGTTATGTTTCAGCTGTTGATTCTGTTTCTATTGTTAACTACGGCAATCGTAACAAGCGTCATGCTGGGGTTTCTCTCGTACCCAACGTTATTTAATGAGCGTATGCAAATAAATGAATGA